The segment ATGAACATGACATTGGAAAACTTCCTGTAAACGAAAATGTTCTGGCGAACAAACGCTCACAGGTTGCTCTCTACCAGTTTAATGGCTGCCAGAACTGAAAACTATCGAAACTTAACACGGAATCTCAATCATTTCCCCATCCTGTCGGAACCGATCGATTCGAAAAACAGTATTCTTTTGAGCGTATCGGCAGGTATTGGAGAGCAGCAGGTGGAGCGGGAATCGCAGTCACACGGATCACGAATTATCTAACTATTTCATTGCGACTGATTCAGTACACCTGAGAAATCTGTATTTCAATCCCTTAGATAAGAGCAACGCATGTCCAATACTGAAACCGTATATCCAGGCAAATATCTGAATGTGCTCCGGAAGGGGAGATGGGAGTACACTGAGCGAGCGAAATCGTCTGGTGTCGTGGCGATTGCGGCCTGTTATCGGGAACAATTGATTCTGACCGAACAATTCCGCCATCCCGTTGATCGTATCGTGATCGATTTACCCGCTGGACTGGTGGGCGACTCGAATGAAGATGAGAACGAAGCAGCACAATCAGCCGCAGAAAGGGAACTACTTGAGGAAACTGGATTCCGAGCCAGGCACTGGCAAAACGCCCTGACGATCCCGACTTCGCCCGGACTAACATCTGAGTTGGTGGAGATCTTTGTAGCCAAAGAATTGGAAAAGGCTTCTGCAGGCGGAGGGGTTGGAGAGGAAGATATTAAGGTACATCTCGTTCCACCGACTAACCTGAACCGCTTTTGGAAAGAACAACGAACTGCGGGAAAGTTGATCGATCCGAAAGTGTATGTCGCTTTGCACCTGTTGGAGTATCGTGCCGAATAAGGCGGTGGATTCCAATGTCTTATACAGTGCTCTGCCCTAGCCACCCTCGGAGAAGTAGGGCCAGATTTCAATTTGAAATGCCTGTAAGGTGAAGTATCCGAAGAAGGCACAGGCCCATATCAGAATGACGAATCGAAGCGGAGTAATGCTGATACTGCGTGGGAGAATCTTACTGTTCAGATAAAGCAGAACGATGGAATACAAAAACATCACCCCGCCATTCATAGCGGCTGAGATCGTGAGCAGTACCAGAGGTTGCTTGAACGTGGCATCAAACTGACTATAGAGAAGAATCACGGAACCGAGGAAAATCTCGCCCCAGAGAAACATGAAGTAAAGTCGGCTTACAGAGAAGCGGTCATTCGTTCGCAGGTAATTCACTTTGACGATATCGGCGGAGATACGAGCCGTTGCATCGAGGACACCCAATTCCGTCGTCAGTAGAATGGTCGCTCCCATGATCATGAACAGATATTGAGGAAAACTTCCAAACTCGGACTTAATAATACTCGCCTGCCCCCAGATGAAATTGAGGCCGCTGCCATACTGGTCGGCGCCGGCGATCAGTTCGCCATCCTCATTATAAAACATGGAATAGGCGATTAATGTCAAAAGTAGAATGCATCCGAAACAGGTGACGAAGAAACTGAGGAAGTGCTCGATGTTGGCACCGCGCCACCAACCTTGCCAGCGAGCCATGTTTTCTTCGTCGTGTGGGAAGTGAAATCCCGTCTGACTGATCGGTTCCTCCTGGCCGGTTAGCGGACTCGTAATGCGTCCGATGTATTTACCCATCCCGTAGCCTTTATCCATGATAAAGTTGCTCTGACTGAGATTCATCGAACCCCCTGCTCCGGCGAAGGCAAGTGCACCGAGCAGCGTCATTGTGCCCAATCCAGACGCCGCATTGGGCATTTCCCCGAAAT is part of the Polystyrenella longa genome and harbors:
- a CDS encoding Nramp family divalent metal transporter; protein product: MSSSADTPTEDQPVPDEMIPHKNLPPLLYKQMPDSIPWRKMIGPSILLAGLSLGSGEFVLWPYITFKSGFVFFWACLLGVITQYFVNMEIERYTLVTGETAITGFCRLSKHWAWIMLLMNIIPWAWPGWATGAGSMLSWTLFGPEPTATVRLDEDAFAALKTTALPSEVTVDDSKQTISWTGTMTSEDAAGWHTQLGSLPESTEISDGIRTLRSNLEQGTGLTYTARYNEIFGIAGLILVGLVLTAGPVVYNTVEKIQFVLVGIVFFCAIVLGIFLIKPYAVEAMLAGLVNFGEMPNAASGLGTMTLLGALAFAGAGGSMNLSQSNFIMDKGYGMGKYIGRITSPLTGQEEPISQTGFHFPHDEENMARWQGWWRGANIEHFLSFFVTCFGCILLLTLIAYSMFYNEDGELIAGADQYGSGLNFIWGQASIIKSEFGSFPQYLFMIMGATILLTTELGVLDATARISADIVKVNYLRTNDRFSVSRLYFMFLWGEIFLGSVILLYSQFDATFKQPLVLLTISAAMNGGVMFLYSIVLLYLNSKILPRSISITPLRFVILIWACAFFGYFTLQAFQIEIWPYFSEGG
- a CDS encoding NUDIX hydrolase, with protein sequence MSNTETVYPGKYLNVLRKGRWEYTERAKSSGVVAIAACYREQLILTEQFRHPVDRIVIDLPAGLVGDSNEDENEAAQSAAERELLEETGFRARHWQNALTIPTSPGLTSELVEIFVAKELEKASAGGGVGEEDIKVHLVPPTNLNRFWKEQRTAGKLIDPKVYVALHLLEYRAE